AGCCACAGGATGTGAGAGTCTCCCTCCTCCTCGGGGTAACTGTGATCCCAGGAGAGCTCGTTGAAGCGGAGACCTAAAAGCACATGCTGCACCAACAACACAAATCATAAATGGGAAGTGAATTGCGCATTTTTACAAAgctaacaaaaataagcacacaCCTTTTCCTTGATATCCATCACATAGACTCCTTCCAAGGAGATGCCGACATTGACAGCTTTACGTTTCACTCTTTGGAAGATCCCTGGGTTGGGTTTGTCAATCTCCCCATCAAAAAAGGCACACCTgccgagtaaaaaaaaaaaaaaagtcagatttgAGTTCTTagtgatttttgtgtgtatttttatacagaaactCTTACCCGTAATAAGGCAGAGAGTGACACGTGCTGAGGTACTGTTGTAGAAGCTCCGACTGTCGCTGTGGGTCTCCAGATATGTTGATCTTGTTGTACTCCTCCAAAAGATTTTGCTCCAAGCCAGCCTGACGGCTTGACTTTCCTCGAAGCGTAGAGAATAAACCTCCACTTCCCAAAGTCACGTGCAACGGTAGGAAAGAAGATAGCTTTTTCTCTCTGTTGTTGGACAGAATTTTGAAGTCATTTGGGCGTGTGCTTGTACAAACTGCCAttttatctacttttttttGAGTGTAGGATGCTTTAGGGTGCATGATTTCATAATGACAATAAGCTGTAGCATTTACTTACCGTATAGTAGTAGTCAATGTCTCCTTGTCCAGGCCGGTCCCTTTATCGAGAGCAAGAGACAGGCCTCCAAGGGCGGTCCAATGTTCAGGGTCGCAGGGGTATCGTCCCATGATAATGTTGTTCTTAGCCTCTTCATACAAAAGTCGAAGCACTCCCTCATCTTCTATCTGCAGAGAGGGATTATATACTTAACTCAATATCAAGCTAGGCCAGAGTAACTCAattgttttggattaaaaaaataaaacaacaacaaaaacagcacaatcctgctttattttttaagtgcatGATGatttagaaaaaggaaaaacattattttttcttttttcagtgACAAGGATAAAGCTTATAAGTACCTGCAGCTCCTTAGATTTTGGATAAAACACATTTCGGCGGTACTGGAGACAAGGCTCATCTGaggagagaaaataaaaatatttaagtgtAGAAAGGGGAAAGAAAGGTTTCTAAAAGAACAGGATTATTGCAACAATGTCTTAAAAACTTTTAACGACATGTTACAggtctatcctcttaatacacaAAGAGCTATTTTTGCAATATGCGTCTTGGCCCGAAGATGGCGCTAGTTTGCGCTGACTTGCTCcttctattatttatttaccttGTGAAATATCTTCATCTGAGGCTTCTGTGAAGCGATATAGAAGGTCTTGCCATTGCCGACAAACCTTGTACGGCTGATGTCTTGTCTTTAATTGCAGCTCTGTTGATGAAAAGAGCAAATTCAGTGAGCAAGAAAATAGTTTCTatagtgtgtgaatgtgtgactCCCAGTAAAAGACGAATGAAAAGAGCAAATTCAGAGAGCAAGAAAATAGTTTCTatagtgtgtgaatgtgtgactCCCAGTAAAAGACGAATGAAAAGAGCAAATTCAGTGAGCAAGAAAATAGTTTCTatagtgtgtgaatgtgtgactCCCAGTAAAAGACGAATGAAAGTGCTACTTAAGGGTGtccatatttgttttaaaatactttttcattACCAAGTAGAGGGGAAGACAGCCAAAAGGTAAAGACATCCTGCGCACTTTCAGGAATGCTCAGAGATTCTCGGACAGAGCGTCCCAACTCTTGTACATTGATGCTGCTGAGCCCTTCAAGTGATAGGTGTACTGCTGTGTCACCAAATAGGTATATCAGCACATCTTGCGCTGGGGGGGAAACACAGGTAAAAATGTAAGCAAGCATATAATGAGGAGTATTTCAAATGATTTCTCATTGAACTTACAATGTGAGAATGTAACAGAAGACGCAACACTTCCTCTTTGTGACTGATCATCTGACAAGTCTGGCGGGACGCTACACTCATCTCCTTCCATCTCCAATCTGAAAAACATTAAAGACTCGGGTTACACTTCCGCAAACAACAGAACTGAGAACAAGAATGTGTTTAATAAAATGGACTTGAGTTTGAATCCTGCTAAGAAACAGACAACAACAGCACAATCTCCATCACACTTAAAATCTTACATCACTATAAATTcatcaataataaatgaataatttacatGACCTACATGATTGCGTTCGACATATTATCTTCTAattctgaatttaaaatgagTTGAACGAGAAATGATACCCAGTTTTGTCAGAGGTGTTTATGTATTCATCTTGCAGCATTAATATTAGCATCATCATGCATGAGTGTCGCTCTAAATTGAGAATTGTAAGATGGTTTATTGACGCGTAATTCTCGTTTATTCTTAATGTGTCAGCGGTCGTCTGCCCATCAACAAGGAATTCCACAAGGCTGAGTTCACTGCTATAATGCTAGCATCAGCCCTAACTTGTGCTAAGTGTTAGCTAGGCTAAGAACAAGAGCTAAGTAGCTCAATATATTAAAGTCAATTCTACCCAGTACACAAATCAATTGTTAAAACTGACATTTAGACTCAcaacatttaatatatttagttAAAGTGTGACAATGAGGACTCATTGTAATCACATTGTATTTTTAGGCAACAATATTGACTCAATCACTGTTTAAGGCCTTTTACTTGGCAAACATCTCAAAAGattcatattgatgacttttaCGAACATGGCATGATAGCTATTAGCATGTAGAAGAACAACATTTAGGACTTACCTGTCAGATGGCTGCTTTTGTCGCTCCACTTTTCCGTCTGTC
This portion of the Stigmatopora nigra isolate UIUO_SnigA chromosome 19, RoL_Snig_1.1, whole genome shotgun sequence genome encodes:
- the frmd8 gene encoding FERM domain-containing protein 8, producing the protein MEGDECSVPPDLSDDQSQRGSVASSVTFSHSQDVLIYLFGDTAVHLSLEGLSSINVQELGRSVRESLSIPESAQDVFTFWLSSPLLELQLKTRHQPYKVCRQWQDLLYRFTEASDEDISQDEPCLQYRRNVFYPKSKELQIEDEGVLRLLYEEAKNNIIMGRYPCDPEHWTALGGLSLALDKGTGLDKETLTTTIREKKLSSFLPLHVTLGSGGLFSTLRGKSSRQAGLEQNLLEEYNKINISGDPQRQSELLQQYLSTCHSLPYYGCAFFDGEIDKPNPGIFQRVKRKAVNVGISLEGVYVMDIKEKHVLLGLRFNELSWDHSYPEEEGDSHILWLEFDGDEDGTAVNKLLKIYSKQAELMSGFIEFCVELRSMSEGAAAVETDGDASRSQQACGKDDSGKNGRGGRRGMLRRQSSAVCSRVHSLNTINYVDNGKEIKCLKPKRASSFFTRPTSTPLYTSVQVTDNLEQG